The proteins below are encoded in one region of Juglans microcarpa x Juglans regia isolate MS1-56 chromosome 4D, Jm3101_v1.0, whole genome shotgun sequence:
- the LOC121260749 gene encoding beta-amyrin 6-beta-monooxygenase-like, with translation MDLFLSYLLQIVILCISLPLIVRIYRRKSSSRNLPPGRKGWPIIGETLEYALASKNGDPDKFIADRMSKYSPELFRTSLLGESFAVFCGPSGNKFLFSSENKYVTTWWPHSMERILLFPLDVEYSTRVETAKMRSYLPEFLKPEALQHYIPIMDSLAKEHLETDWFPHKQVKVFPLTRKYTFALACRLFMNITDPDHVTRFGNPFSLVTAGLISIPINFPGTAFSRAIKGGKLIREELLSIIRKRKMELSENKGSTQVDLLTRMLLIKDENGRGMEEKDIANKIIGFFIASHDTASTAITFVLNYLAEFPHVYNEVLKEQMQIAESKGPDELLNWDDIKKMKYSWNVACEAMRLAPPGQGAFREVTSEFTYAGFTIPKGWKTYWTVSSTHKNPKYFPDPEKFDPSRFEGKGPAPYTFVPFGGGPRMCPGKEYARLEILAFMHNVVTKFKLEKVDPYEKITYNPSPTPVNGLLVRLDPMS, from the exons ATGGATCTCTTTCTTTCGTATCTACTTCAGATTGTAATCCTGTgcatttctcttcctctcatcGTCCGCATTTATAGACGCAAATCTTCTTCCCGCAATCTTCCGCCAGGTAGAAAAGGATGGCCCATCATAGGTGAAACCCTGGAATATGCCCTGGCGAGTAAAAATGGTGATCCAGACAAGTTCATTGCTGATAGAATGAGCAAATACTCACCAGAACTGTTCCGAACCTCCTTGCTTGGAGAGAGCTTTGCTGTGTTCTGCGGCCCTTCTGGGAACAAGTTCTTGTTTTCAAGTGAGAACAAGTATGTCACCACCTGGTGGCCACACTCGATGGAACGAATTTTGCTTTTTCCCCTCGACGTCGAGTATTCTACCAGAGTAGAAACCGCCAAAATGCGTAGCTATCTCCCCGAGTTTCTCAAGCCAGAAGCTCTACAACATTACATACCTATAATGGATTCTTTGGCTAAAGAACACTTGGAGACAGATTGGTTTCCTCACAAACAAGTTAAGGTTTTCCCATTGACGAGGAAGTACACCTTTGCATTGGCTTGTCGGTTGTTTATGAATATCACAGACCCAGACCATGTGACCAGATTCGGGAATCCCTTCAGTCTTGTCACGGCTGGCCTCATATCCATTCCCATTAACTTTCCAGGTACAGCTTTTAGCCGTGCCATCAAAGGTGGCAAACTCATTCGCGAGGAGCTTTTATCCATCATTAGAAAGAGAAAGATGGAGCTCTCAGAGAATAAAGGGTCGACACAAGTAGACTTGTTGACTCGCATGCTCcttataaaagatgaaaatggcaGGGGAATGGAGGAGAAGGACATTGCTAATAAGATTATAGGTTTCTTCATTGCCAGCCACGATACGGCAAGCACTGCAATTACATTCGTCCTGAATTACCTTGCAGAGTTTCCCCATGTCTATAACGAGGTCTTGAAAG AACAAATGCAGATTGCAGAGTCCAAAGGTCCTGATGAGTTGTTGAATTGGGATGATATTAAAAAGATGAAGTATTCTTGGAATGTGGCATGTGAAGCAATGAGGTTAGCACCACCTGGTCAAGGGGCATTCAGAGAGGTCACGTCTGAATTCACTTATGCAGGTTTTACAATTCCAAAGGGATGGAAG ACCTACTGGACGGTAAGTTCAACACACAAAAATCCCAAATATTTTCCTGACCCAGAAAAGTTCGATCCTTCAAGATTCGAAGGAAAGGGGCCTGCACCATACACTTTTGTACCGTTTGGAGGAGGACCTAGAATGTGCCCGGGGAAAGAATATGCACGATTAGAAATTCTCGCTTTCATGCATAATGTGGTCACCAAATTCAAATTGGAGAAAGTAGATCCATACGAAAAGATTACATACAATCCATCACCTACTCCAGTGAATGGTCTTCTGGTTCGTCTCGACCCTATGAGTTAG
- the LOC121260750 gene encoding tryptophan aminotransferase-related protein 4-like isoform X2 has protein sequence MAKENVSMYVARLVSSTVLNLFFIINLCVGEHRKLGLSWSRKAAADAEAVAAISCSGHGRAYLDGLVLNEKGFPVCECNSCYGGPDCSEFSPACAVNAESGDPYFLEPFWRQHAASSAVVVAGWHRMGYSYSDNTYISQELERRVRILHSIVGNAVTAGRYIVFGAGSTQLLNAAVNALSTDNSSMPAPVVASIPYYPVYKTQTDIFQSINFKFEGDASLWKNSTSDATVNVIEFVTSPNNPDGQPNKAVLSGPNAKAIHDHAYYWPHFSPIPTPADEDVMVFTISKLTGHAGARFGWAIIKDKAVYERMIQYVNLNTIGVSRDSQLRALKLLKVVIEGGGREIFEFGYKTMRDRWQKLSETLSKSKRFSLQKIAPQYCSFFHEVRESSPAYAWVKCEREEDRDCNAVLQGANINGREGSMYSAEDRYVRLSLIRSQDDFDLLLQRLNKLMLGEEGAKPL, from the exons atgGCGAAGGAAAATGTGTCCATGTATGTAGCGCGCTTGGTATCTTCCACGGTTCTCAATCTCTTCTTTATCATCAATCTGTGCGTGGGTGAACATAGGAAGCTCGGCCTCAGTTGGAGTAGAAAAGCTGCAGCAGATGCCGAGGCTGTGGCTGCTATATCATGCTCAGGCCATGGCAGAGCCTACTTGGATGGGTTGGTTCTTAACGAAAAGGGATTTCCGGTTTGTGAGTGCAATTCTTGCTATGGAGGCCCTGACTGCTCTGAGTTTTCACCTGCTTGTGCTGTAAACGCTGAAAG TGGAGATCCATATTTTTTGGAGCCATTCTGGAGGCAACATGCAGCAAGCAGTGCAGTTGTAGTGGCGGGATGGCATCGAATGGGGTATTCATACAGTGACAACACTTACATCAGTCAAGAGCTAGAGAGGCGTGTCCGCATCTTACATTCCATTGTTGGAAATGCAGTCACTGCCGGAAGGTACATCGTCTTTGGTGCCGGCTCGACTCAACTTCTTAATGCAGCTGTTAACGCATTATCCACTGATAATTCCTCTATGCCCGCACCGGTGGTTGCATCAATTCCTTATTATCCG GTTTATAAAACGCAAACGGACATTTTTCAATCAATCAACTTTAAGTTTGAAGGAGATGCATCCCTATGGAAGAACAGTACTTCAGATGCTACTGTGAATGTCATTGAGTTCGTAACTTCACCAAACAATCCGGATGGACAGCCGAACAAGGCAGTTCTTAGTGGTCCAAATGCCAAAGCAATTCATGATCATGCCTATTATTGGCCACACTTTTCACCCATTCCAACTCCAGCAGATGAAGATGTTATGGTGTTCACAATTTCTAAACTGACGGGTCATGCCGGCGCTAGATTCGG GTGGGCAATAATAAAGGATAAGGCTGTGTACGAACGAATGATACAGTATGTGAACTTAAACACTATCGGTGTTTCTCGAGATTCTCAATTAAGAGCTTTAAAGCTCTTAAAAGTAGTCATTGAAGGGGGAGGAAGAGAAATCTTTGAATTTGGGTACAAGACCATGAGAGATCGATGGCAAAAATTGAGTGAGACTCTATCCAAGTCGAAACGCTTCTCTCTCCAGAAAATTGCACCTCAGTACTGCAGTTTTTTCCATGAAGTTAGGGAATCTTCACCAG CTTATGCATGGGTGAAGTGTGAGAGGGAAGAGGACAGAGATTGTAATGCGGTCCTCCAAGGAGCCAATATTAATGGCCGTGAAGGCAGCATGTATAGTGCTGAAGATCGATACGTACGTCTGAGCCTCATACGAAGCCAAGACGATTTTGATTTACTGCTTCAACGTTTGAACAAACTCATGTTGGGGGAAGAAGGGGCAAAGCCTTTGTAA
- the LOC121260750 gene encoding tryptophan aminotransferase-related protein 4-like isoform X1, whose product MAKKNMSMFVACFVSSMVLNLFFIINLYVGEDSKLGLSWSKKAAADAEAVAAISCSGHGRAYLDGLVLNENGFPVCECNSCYGGPDCSEFSPACAVNADGGDPYFLEPFWRQHAASSALVVAGWHRMGYSYSDHTFISQELERHVRILHSIVGNAVTAGRYIVFGAGSTQLLNAAVNALSPDNSSMPAPIVASIPYYPVYKMQTDIFQSMNFKFEGDASLWKNSTSDATVNVIEFVTSPNNPDGQPNKAVLSGPNAKAIHDHAYYWPHFSPIPTPADEDVMVFTISKLTGHASTRFGWAIIKDKAVYERMIQYMNLNTFGVSRDSQLRALKLLKVVIEGGGREIFEFGYKTMRDRWQKLSETLSKSKRFSLQKIAPQYCSFLHEVRESSPAYAWVKCEREEDRDCNAVLQGANINGREGSMYSAEDRYVRLSLIRSQDDFDLLLQRLNKLMLGEEGAKPL is encoded by the exons ATGGCCAAGAAAAATATGTCCATGTTTGTAGCGTGCTTTGTATCTTCCATGGTTCTCAATCTCTTCTTTATCATCAATCTGTACGTGGGTGAAGATTCGAAGCTCGGCCTCAGTTGGAGCAAAAAAGCTGCAGCAGATGCCGAGGCTGTGGCTGCTATATCATGCTCAGGCCATGGCAGAGCCTACTTGGATGGGTTGGTTCTTAACGAAAATGGATTTCCGGTTTGTGAGTGCAATTCTTGCTATGGAGGCCCTGACTGCTCTGAGTTTTCACCTGCTTGTGCTGTAAATGCTGATgg TGGAGATCCATATTTTTTGGAGCCATTCTGGAGGCAACATGCAGCAAGCAGTGCACTTGTAGTGGCGGGATGGCATCGAATGGGGTATTCATACAGTGACCACACTTTCATCAGTCAAGAGCTAGAGAGGCATGTCCGCATCTTACATTCCATTGTTGGAAATGCAGTCACTGCCGGAAGGTACATCGTCTTTGGTGCTGGCTCGACTCAACTCCTTAATGCAGCTGTTAACGCATTATCCCCTGATAATTCCTCTATGCCCGCGCCGATAGTTGCATCAATTCCTTATTATCCG GTTTATAAAATGCAAACGGACATTTTTCAATCAATGAACTTTAAGTTTGAAGGAGATGCATCCCTATGGAAGAACAGCACTTCAGATGCTACTGTGAATGTCATTGAGTTTGTAACTTCACCAAACAATCCGGATGGACAGCCGAACAAGGCAGTTCTTAGTGGTCCAAATGCCAAAGCAATTCATGATCATGCCTACTATTGGCCACACTTTTCACCCATTCCAACTCCAGCAGATGAAGATGTTATGGTGTTCACAATTTCTAAACTGACGGGTCATGCCAGCACTAGATTCGG GTGGGCAATAATAAAGGATAAGGCTGTGTACGAACGAATGATACAGTATATGAACTTAAACACTTTCGGTGTTTCTCGAGATTCTCAATTAAGAGCTTTAAAGCTCTTAAAAGTAGTCATTGAAGGGGGAGGAAGAGAAATCTTTGAATTTGGGTACAAGACCATGAGAGATCGATGGCAAAAATTGAGTGAGACTCTATCCAAGTCGAAACGCTTCTCTCTCCAGAAAATTGCACCTCAGTACTGCAGTTTTCTGCATGAAGTTAGGGAATCTTCACCAG CTTATGCATGGGTGAAGTGTGAGAGGGAAGAGGACAGAGATTGTAATGCGGTCCTCCAAGGAGCCAATATTAATGGCCGTGAAGGCAGCATGTATAGTGCTGAAGATCGATACGTACGTCTGAGCCTCATACGAAGCCAAGACGATTTTGATTTACTGCTTCAACGTTTGAACAAACTCATGTTGGGGGAAGAAGGGGCAAAGCCTTTGTAA
- the LOC121260750 gene encoding tryptophan aminotransferase-related protein 4-like isoform X3 yields MAKENVSMYVARLVSSTVLNLFFIINLCVGEHRKLGLSWSRKAAADAEAVAAISCSGHGRAYLDGLVLNEKGFPVCECNSCYGGPDCSEFSPACAVNAESGDPYFLEPFWRQHAASSAVVVAGWHRMGYSYSDNTYISQELERRVRILHSIVGNAVTAGRYIVFGAGSTQLLNAAVNALSTDNSSMPAPVVASIPYYPVYKTQTDIFQSINFKFEGDASLWKNSTSDATVNVIEFVTSPNNPDGQPNKAVLSGPNAKAIHDHAYYWPHFSPIPTPADEDVMVFTISKLTGHAGARFGWAIIKDKAVYERMIQYVNLNTIGVSRDSQLRALKLLKVVIEGGGREIFEFGYKTMRDRWQKLSETLSKSKRFSLQKIAPQYCSFFHEVRESSPAYAWVKCEREEDTDCNAVLQGANINGRDGSVYSAEDRYVRLSLIRSQDDFDLLFQRLKKLV; encoded by the exons atgGCGAAGGAAAATGTGTCCATGTATGTAGCGCGCTTGGTATCTTCCACGGTTCTCAATCTCTTCTTTATCATCAATCTGTGCGTGGGTGAACATAGGAAGCTCGGCCTCAGTTGGAGTAGAAAAGCTGCAGCAGATGCCGAGGCTGTGGCTGCTATATCATGCTCAGGCCATGGCAGAGCCTACTTGGATGGGTTGGTTCTTAACGAAAAGGGATTTCCGGTTTGTGAGTGCAATTCTTGCTATGGAGGCCCTGACTGCTCTGAGTTTTCACCTGCTTGTGCTGTAAACGCTGAAAG TGGAGATCCATATTTTTTGGAGCCATTCTGGAGGCAACATGCAGCAAGCAGTGCAGTTGTAGTGGCGGGATGGCATCGAATGGGGTATTCATACAGTGACAACACTTACATCAGTCAAGAGCTAGAGAGGCGTGTCCGCATCTTACATTCCATTGTTGGAAATGCAGTCACTGCCGGAAGGTACATCGTCTTTGGTGCCGGCTCGACTCAACTTCTTAATGCAGCTGTTAACGCATTATCCACTGATAATTCCTCTATGCCCGCACCGGTGGTTGCATCAATTCCTTATTATCCG GTTTATAAAACGCAAACGGACATTTTTCAATCAATCAACTTTAAGTTTGAAGGAGATGCATCCCTATGGAAGAACAGTACTTCAGATGCTACTGTGAATGTCATTGAGTTCGTAACTTCACCAAACAATCCGGATGGACAGCCGAACAAGGCAGTTCTTAGTGGTCCAAATGCCAAAGCAATTCATGATCATGCCTATTATTGGCCACACTTTTCACCCATTCCAACTCCAGCAGATGAAGATGTTATGGTGTTCACAATTTCTAAACTGACGGGTCATGCCGGCGCTAGATTCGG GTGGGCAATAATAAAGGATAAGGCTGTGTACGAACGAATGATACAGTATGTGAACTTAAACACTATCGGTGTTTCTCGAGATTCTCAATTAAGAGCTTTAAAGCTCTTAAAAGTAGTCATTGAAGGGGGAGGAAGAGAAATCTTTGAATTTGGGTACAAGACCATGAGAGATCGATGGCAAAAATTGAGTGAGACTCTATCCAAGTCGAAACGCTTCTCTCTCCAGAAAATTGCACCTCAGTACTGCAGTTTTTTCCATGAAGTTAGGGAATCTTCACCAG CTTATGCATGGGTGAAGTGTGAGAGGGAAGAGGACACAGATTGTAATGCGGTCCTCCAAGGAGCCAATATTAATGGCCGTGACGGCAGCGTGTATAGTGCTGAAGATCGTTACGTACGTCTGAGCCTCATACGAAGCCAAGACGATTTTGATTTACTGTTTCAACGTTTGAAGAAACTCGTGTAG